TTATTTTGGATGAACCTACAAGAGGTATAGATGTTGGCGCAAAATATGAAATATACACATTAATAAGAGAATTAGCAAGTGAAGGCAAAGCCATTCTCCTTATATCCTCTGAATTACCGGAAATATTGGGAATGAGTGATAGAATATATATAATGAGCAAAGGTAAAATTACAGGGGAATTGAAATCAGAAGAAGCCAATCAAGAAATCGTAATGGCTTATGCCGTGAGCTAAAGGAGGGTTTAAGATTGAAGGAATTTATTCGCCATTTAAAAGAATTTTTGAAAGATCATGTAAGAGATTATGCTATGTTTATAGCACTTTTTGCAATAATGGCTGTTTTTGCGGCCCTCTCTGGCGGCGATTTTTTATCACCTGTAAATATTAGTAATCTTGTGGACCAGACGGGATATATAGCTGTTCTTGCAATTGGAGAAACTTTAATTATTGTTATACGACATATTGACCTTTCTGTAGGATTTTTGTCTGGATTTTTAGGAGCAATTGCAGCTATATTGATGCAATTTTATCACTTTTCTGCTTTATCAGCCATTATAATAGTGCTAGGATTAGGAACATTAGCTGGATTACTAAACGGTTCGCTAGTAACCTACTTAAGAATCCCAGCTTTTGTTGCTACTTTAGCAGGTTGGTTAGCTTATCGTGGCGCTCTTTTGTTGGCTACAAAAGGATCTGGAACTATTATAATTACCAATAAAACTTTTAATGCTATAGGCAACGGTTTTATTCCAGACTTGCCTTTTATAAATAATATTTTACCTAATTATCATAAGCTTACATTGTTAGTGGGTATTGTAGCAGCAGTGCTAATTGTTTATTTTTCTCTTAAGAATAGAGCCCAACAAATTAAAAGAGGATTTGATGTACTTCCACTAGACATTTTCCTTATCGAATTGCTTTTTATTGATGCTTTATTGTTATATATAACTTTTATTTTAGCAGCTCATCGAGGGATTTCATGGACCCTTGTAATTATGATAATTACCACAGTTATTTATAGTTTTATTACTAATAGAACCGTTTTGGGAAGACATATTTATGCAGTAGGTGGTAATCCAGAAGCGGCTGCTTTAAGTGGAATTAATGTGAAAAAAATTACCCTTATTGTCTTTGCTTCGATGGGTTTTCTTTCAGGTTTATCAGGAATATTGTTTGCTTCCAGACTTCAATCAGCTACAACTACTGCTGGTACTCTTTTTGAACTTTATGCTATTGCTGGAGCTTATATAGGAGGAGTATCTGCAGCAGGCGGAGTGGGAAAAGTAATCAACTCATTGATTGGAGCATTTGTTATGTCAACTTTGACTAATGGAATGAATCTTCTAGGAGTGGATATTTCGCTTCAATATATAATTCTTGGAATAGTTTTGGCTGCCGCTGTCATATTTGATGTAGCAACTCGCAGCAAGGAAAGATAAAAAAGACGGGTATGTCCCGTCTTTTTTATCCCCCGCTTTTTCAATGGTCCCCCTCTATTTGCTCCACTTTAAAACAGGATTTCTTGCAGCCAGTACCTCATCAACCCTTCTTACAGGCGTGTTGTGTGGAGCTTCTTTTAAAAGTTGCGGATTTTCTTTTGCTTCCTCTGCTATTTTAATCATTGCTTCAATGAAAGCGTCTAATGTTTCTTTACTTTCTGTTTCAGTAGGCTCTACCATTATGGCGCTGTCAACAATTAATGGGAAATATATTGTGGGTGGATGGAAACCGTAGTCTATAAGTCTTTTAGCTACATCTAATGTTGTGATATCATTGACTTTTTCTAAAAGACCAGCTAAAACAAATTCATGCATGCATACTTTGTCAATAGCGACTTTGTAGTGATTTTTGAGTTTTTCTTTAAGATAATTAGCATTTAAAACTGCCATTTCGCTGGCTCTCTTAAGTCCTTCAGCTCCCATAGTTAAAATGTAGGAATAAGCCTTTATAAGCACATTGAAGTTGCCATAAAAGCTTCTCACTTTTCCAATAGAAAGCGGCCTATCATAGTTTAAGCTATATATGCCGTCTTTAAATTCTATTACAGGCACTGGCAAAAAGTCGGCAAGCTCTTTTTTGACACCTACAGGTCCAGAACCCGGGCCACCACCGCCATGAGGTGTAGAGAAGGTCTTGTGAAGATTGAGATGTACAACGTCAAATCCCATGTCTCCAGGACGCGTAATTCCCATTATAGCATTTAGATTTGCACCATCGTAGTATAGAAGACCTCCTGCTTCGTGTATTAATCTTGCGATTTCTACTATGTTCTCTTCAAAAAGCCCCAAAGTACTTGGGTTTGTCAGCATAAGTCCTGCTACTTCATCATTTAAAACAGCCTTTAAGGCTTCTAAATCTATAGCCCCTTCTTTGTTGGATTTAATTTCAATTACGTCAAAACCTGCAACTGCTGCACTAGCGGGGTTAGTACCATGAGCAGAGTCTGG
The sequence above is a segment of the Thermoanaerobacter ethanolicus JW 200 genome. Coding sequences within it:
- a CDS encoding sugar ABC transporter permease — protein: MKEFIRHLKEFLKDHVRDYAMFIALFAIMAVFAALSGGDFLSPVNISNLVDQTGYIAVLAIGETLIIVIRHIDLSVGFLSGFLGAIAAILMQFYHFSALSAIIIVLGLGTLAGLLNGSLVTYLRIPAFVATLAGWLAYRGALLLATKGSGTIIITNKTFNAIGNGFIPDLPFINNILPNYHKLTLLVGIVAAVLIVYFSLKNRAQQIKRGFDVLPLDIFLIELLFIDALLLYITFILAAHRGISWTLVIMIITTVIYSFITNRTVLGRHIYAVGGNPEAAALSGINVKKITLIVFASMGFLSGLSGILFASRLQSATTTAGTLFELYAIAGAYIGGVSAAGGVGKVINSLIGAFVMSTLTNGMNLLGVDISLQYIILGIVLAAAVIFDVATRSKER
- the gcvPB gene encoding aminomethyl-transferring glycine dehydrogenase subunit GcvPB gives rise to the protein MKEYNKLIFELSKEGRKAYTLPKLDIEEKPLEDILPQQMMRKEEIELPEVSEVDIIRHYTLLSNKNYGVDTGFYPLGSCTMKYNPKINEDMASFIGFTALHPYQPVETVQGALKLMYELENMLSEITGMDKFSLQPAAGAHGELTGLMIIKAYHEHRNDKKRKKIIVPDSAHGTNPASAAVAGFDVIEIKSNKEGAIDLEALKAVLNDEVAGLMLTNPSTLGLFEENIVEIARLIHEAGGLLYYDGANLNAIMGITRPGDMGFDVVHLNLHKTFSTPHGGGGPGSGPVGVKKELADFLPVPVIEFKDGIYSLNYDRPLSIGKVRSFYGNFNVLIKAYSYILTMGAEGLKRASEMAVLNANYLKEKLKNHYKVAIDKVCMHEFVLAGLLEKVNDITTLDVAKRLIDYGFHPPTIYFPLIVDSAIMVEPTETESKETLDAFIEAMIKIAEEAKENPQLLKEAPHNTPVRRVDEVLAARNPVLKWSK